In Paramormyrops kingsleyae isolate MSU_618 chromosome 13, PKINGS_0.4, whole genome shotgun sequence, a single window of DNA contains:
- the wfdc1 gene encoding WAP four-disulfide core domain protein 1 isoform X2 produces MQGCATLTLLLVLILAPGSGNARLIHRRGDHPKDYEYLNQSPLTQHQKSDRCPPPPQKLPERACEVPSCRSDSECERHKRCCYNGCIYACLESVQPPPVLDWLVQPKPRWLGGNGWLLDGPEEVLQAEACSTTEDGDEPLQCPTGYECHIIHPGVPAAGIPNRGQCIKQRGSSDGRSPRPKHFRDYKDYTGSRSNNAASFEKHQHNHLG; encoded by the exons ATGCAGGGCTGCGCTACACTGACCCTGCTGCTGGTTCTGATTCTGGCACCCGGGTCTGGAAATGCCCGGCTGATCCACAGGAGGGGAGACCACCCAAAG GACTACGAGTACCTGAACCAATCCCCACTGACCCAGCACCAGAAGAGCGACCGGTGCCCACCACCCCCACAGAAGCTGCCGGAACGTGCCTGCGAGGTTCCCAGCTGCCGCTCTGACTCTGAGTGTGAGAGGCACAAGCGCTGCTGCTACAATGGCTGCATCTACGCCTGCCTGGAGTCCGTGCAGCCCCCGCCGG TGCTGGACTGGCTGGTTCAGCCCAAACCCCGGTGGCTAGGGGGCAACGGCTGGCTGCTGGACGGACCGGAGGAAGTGCTCCAGG CGGAAGCATGCAGCACCACAGAAGATGGCGACGAGCCCTTGCAGTGCCCCACGGGCTACGAGTGCCACATCATCCACCCGGGAGTACCGGCAGCCGGCATCCCCAACCGCGGCCAGTGCATCAAGCAGCGCGGCAGTTCCG ATGGCCGCAGCCCGAGACCCAAGCACTTCAGAGACTACAAGGATTACACGG GGAGCAGATCCAATAACGCGGCAAGCTTTGAGAAACATCAGCACAATCATCTGGGCTAG
- the utp4 gene encoding U3 small nucleolar RNA-associated protein 4 homolog: MGEFKVHRVRFFDYMPSGIRCMAFNQRTERLALARLDGTVEIFNFSDRYFQEKVIPGNDARSVEAICWVANRLFTTGLNGEITEYDLENLCPKYSVDAFGGPIWTVACNALGTHLAVGCEDGSVKLFEVLPEKIRFEKNLDRQKGRILSLSWHPSGTRIVAGSLDVINIFDVQSGHMMQRMLVDRGTVNSRTRECVVWSVFFLSDFTIISGDSSGKVQIWDSHTGTLNKAHLVSKWDVLALSLSQDESSLLAGTSEGTVVQFQFLSPTLGASEKEWVRTRTFKHHTHDVRAVAEIGTAVVSGGVDTQLVVRPLLDKVDVKSYDTGLRKIQFPHRPLVSCAAKAGLLLFQFPVQLELWRLGEGEGPGRPGHSLIVTRKPEKLLQLKRKGEDHICCSAISPCGSWVVYSTVSSIRLHRLQYDGSNISIAKVPRLPKVLRSAHQLCFSADSSRLFVASSRSTVHVIALSQSECKYLHTFKSCSGSTEPMHLLVASADGRWLAAANRACEVHVYNVRSRKPHCIVPLYGSCPTAMAIHPSTNNLLMVHADQLIFEYSIEEKQYTDWSRRVQKEGLHRLWLERDTPVTGVTFNPSNASQFLLHDTYMFCIVDQRLPLPDQKAQLYNQLTLKSLSEQDRKSYSHAFKFCKKYQPLLCVSVLEDQSVVVVERPLLDIATQLPAPVRQKKFAT; encoded by the exons atggGGGAGTTTAAAGTACATCGCGTCCGATTCTTCGACTACATGCCGTCGGGGATCCGATGTATGGCGTTTAACCAGAGGACGGAGAGACTTGCTCTAGCGAGGCTTGACGGCACGGTGGAGATATTCAACTTCTCTGACAGATACTTTCAAGAGAAG GTGATTCCAGGGAACGACGCGAGGTCTGTGGAGGCCATATGTTGGGTGGCGAACCGGCTCTTCACCACAGGGCTGAACGGAGAAATAACGGAGTATGACCTGGAGAACCTGTGTCCGAAATACTCCGTAGATGCTTTTGGGGGGCCTATTTGGACAGTAGCCTGCAACGCCCTGGGGACACACTTGGCG GTTGGTTGTGAAGATGGATCAGTGAAATTGTTTGAAGTCCTTCCAGAGAAAATCCGTTTTGAGAAAAATCTAGATAGACAGAAAG GGCGcatcctctctctctcatggCATCCGTCTGGCACACGGATCGTCGCTGGATCGCTCGACGTGATCAACATTTTTGATGTCCAGTCAG GTCACATGATGCAGCGGATGTTGGTTGACCGTGGCACGGTGAACTCTCGAACGCGCGAATGCGTGGTCTGGAGCGTGTTCTTCCTGTCCGATTTCACCATCATCAGCGGTGACTCGTCTGGAAAAGTGCAGATCTGGGACAGTCACACGGGTACCCTCAACAAAGCGCACCTGGTCTCCAAGTGGGACGTTCTGGCTCTTTCCCTGTCCCAG GATGAGAGCAGTCTGCTGGCAGGAACCTCAGAAGGTACCGTGGTGCAGTTCCAGTTCCTCTCGCCCACCCTGGGGGCAAGCGAAAAGGAATGGGTCAGAACCAGAACCTTTAAGCACCACACGCATGATGTGCGAGCAGTGGCAGAGATCGGCACTGCAGTCGTGTCTGGAG GTGTAGACACACAGCTGGTAGTGCGCCCTCTTCTGGACAAGGTGGATGTAAAGTCTTATGACACTGGGCTGCGTAAGATCCAATTTCCCCAC CGCCCCCTGGTGTCATGTGCCGCGAAGGCGGGGCTACTGCTCTTCCAGTTTCCTGTCCAGCTGGAGCTGTGGAGACTGGGGGAGGGTGAAGGCCCGG GGAGACCTGGGCACAGTTTAATCGTTACGAGAAAACCTGAGAAGCTTCTGCAGTTGAAGAGAAAG GGTGAAGACCACATCTGCTGCAGTGCCATCTCGCCCTGCGGGAGCTGGGTGGTCTACTCCACGGTGTCGAGCATACGACTCCACCGGCTGCAGTACGACGGCAGCAACATCAGCATCGCCAAG GTACCCCGGCTCCCCAAGGTCCTACGGTCCGCCCACCAGCTCTGTTTCTCTGCCGATTCCTCCAGGCTATTCGTTGCCTCATCCCGGTCAACGGTTCACGTGATTGCTCTCAGCCAATCGGAGTGCAAGTATTTGCATACATTCAAGTCCTGTTCAG GTTCCACTGAGCCGATGCACCTTTTGGTGGCCAGCGCGGACGGCAGATGGCTGGCTGCGGCCAATCGCGCTTGTGAGGTGCACGTCTACAACGTGCGCAGCCGGAAG CCCCACTGCATTGTGCCCTTGTACGGCTCGTGTCCAACCGCAATGGCCATCCACCCAAGCACCAACAACCTACTTATGGTGCATGCAGACCAGCTG ATATTCGAGTACAGCATAGAGGAGAAGCAGTACACAGACTGGAGCCGTAGGGTGCAGAAGGAGGGCCTTCACCGACTCTGGCTGGAGAGGGACACGCCGGTCACTGGTGTAACCTTCAACCCCAGCAATGCTTCCCAGTTCCTCCTGCACGACACTTATATGTTCTGCATCGTGGACCAGCGCCTG cctctTCCAGACCAGAAGGCTCAGCTCTATAACCAGCTGACCCTTAAGAGCCTCTCAGAGCAGGATCGGAAGAGTTACTCACACGCCTTCAAGTTCTGCAAGAAATACCAG CCCCTGCTCTGTGTAAGTGTATTGGAGGATCAGTCCGTCGTGGTGGTGGAGCGCCCCCTGTTGGACATTGCCACCCAGTTGCCAGCTCCAGTAAGACAGAAGAAATTTGCCACATGA
- the wfdc1 gene encoding WAP four-disulfide core domain protein 1 isoform X1 encodes MQGCATLTLLLVLILAPGSGNARLIHRRGDHPKDYEYLNQSPLTQHQKSDRCPPPPQKLPERACEVPSCRSDSECERHKRCCYNGCIYACLESVQPPPVLDWLVQPKPRWLGGNGWLLDGPEEVLQGEAEACSTTEDGDEPLQCPTGYECHIIHPGVPAAGIPNRGQCIKQRGSSDGRSPRPKHFRDYKDYTGSRSNNAASFEKHQHNHLG; translated from the exons ATGCAGGGCTGCGCTACACTGACCCTGCTGCTGGTTCTGATTCTGGCACCCGGGTCTGGAAATGCCCGGCTGATCCACAGGAGGGGAGACCACCCAAAG GACTACGAGTACCTGAACCAATCCCCACTGACCCAGCACCAGAAGAGCGACCGGTGCCCACCACCCCCACAGAAGCTGCCGGAACGTGCCTGCGAGGTTCCCAGCTGCCGCTCTGACTCTGAGTGTGAGAGGCACAAGCGCTGCTGCTACAATGGCTGCATCTACGCCTGCCTGGAGTCCGTGCAGCCCCCGCCGG TGCTGGACTGGCTGGTTCAGCCCAAACCCCGGTGGCTAGGGGGCAACGGCTGGCTGCTGGACGGACCGGAGGAAGTGCTCCAGGGTGAGG CGGAAGCATGCAGCACCACAGAAGATGGCGACGAGCCCTTGCAGTGCCCCACGGGCTACGAGTGCCACATCATCCACCCGGGAGTACCGGCAGCCGGCATCCCCAACCGCGGCCAGTGCATCAAGCAGCGCGGCAGTTCCG ATGGCCGCAGCCCGAGACCCAAGCACTTCAGAGACTACAAGGATTACACGG GGAGCAGATCCAATAACGCGGCAAGCTTTGAGAAACATCAGCACAATCATCTGGGCTAG